The Neoarius graeffei isolate fNeoGra1 chromosome 1, fNeoGra1.pri, whole genome shotgun sequence region CTCAATTaaactcattcattcacacacacacacacacacacacacacacacacacacacacacacacacagacatactctggtcgggagagatccccctctttgctctctccctccttttctttcctctgtcatcactgcaacagacacacacaacattaattgacagcaggtgtgatgattttgccactcaccttccctggtccCGACCTccgttcacaaactgatgcttggccacgcccccactgccacaatatcaTATTTTAATAACTCACATATAAATGTATAATATAATAATGAATTGCCTTGTGACATATCCTATCATAACATCATATAATAACAAATCATATATTTCTGCTGGTATGTTAGTATCAGTTGTCGTCGTGTTAATATTGTCCAGTAGTGTTTATAGTAGTGTAGCTTTGTACTAAACCTGGAACTCAGTTGCTGTGACCACCGTCTTCTACCCTCagcctatagagagcgtgcatgtgacgtcacgaggtcacgtgatattcattatccgccattttggacggcaaggccgcgcatagaacttagacgaacccgttctaattatcaagtgtgtgggagtagatctttcgagaatggttatatcttgttcagcatttggtgtaatcttctaattcaatactcctagtacatctgttaagttgattttcggattgaatgatagctgcatacttagaaactagacagtctctaacgtttaaaatggctatgcctagccctactaccctggcctagtctatgacaatgttttatcgttttggctcatatatgcctttgaaaggccaatccatagtagggatggcgaaaactaaaaaaaatcttgaccgaccaccgagcctcattagccggttaaagtcggttaacctatgagtttaaacagggatgtaaatgacggatgccgcctttttcacggctgaatcatgcagatccgatttttttttagggggggcgttggagtgtctgaataatttcgtcagagtaaattctgtattaaaattactaaataagcaaatgccgtacagtccatgaaaaataggaagtatgagaagaaaacagtaaatcagaaagctgcccacattttcgcggaagctgcgcaaacgtgcgcagctttctgatttcctgtttttcagacaaaaacatacatatttacaaccctgtcattatctggaactgagtttagatttcgaacattcttacgataaaacgtcctgcatagtctctttatgataaacgtcttaatgccacttacccgtgaggttatcaggtagacattcttcttcggaaccttccagaggtatagttgggatacccatcccgcaacaaaatatttataagcttccaggctcttgtaagctttgagggctttgccagtgtaacacgattcacgattaacgagaaaattgtaaatgtcgtggtaggccagatccagcaaatcgccggcaccgcagctccgaatttccctgaacaaggattgcggcaagttgtacggatctgcaatccccaacctggaacacttttccatgtaacactgcctcacgtcaccttcaagacgctgaacaaacttagacaagttattgcgcgatgtagatggggtattttccaaattttcttggggattactccctggatccattacgctcgcgctaggtaaacaatcctgaagccgtccaatatggcggagtgggcagagtacacacgtgcgggtcacgtgactgtacaTCCTCTATAGAGCACTACATACATACTTATCAAGCTGCAATGCCACATACCGTATTTATCCTTATAGAAGCGCCCTCCCTATTTGACACGCCTCCACAATTTTCAGAGCTAGAATAGTATTTACcaaccattttcttcatttaacaaactttaaatccaacaaaccacaacaGAGACGTTCAATTTCACCGCTGATTTTTTTTACCAGAAATCGCGTTAGTAAACATGgacagtataaaatacggacattcactctgctgcggatatcaatacgggtggagacgtaccttttgtttgcaccactcttgtacacgtttacggtgaacattaaatgttttagcagctaagtgtttgcctttctgctctgccagttctacaacctttaacttaaaactaacggtgaaggatcgttttgaggacgacattttgttttgtgagctcataaacatcgacgatgatgtgaattgtgacgtcactacaaatagtttacttaccaatgttatccttataagcgagctggacattgtttaattgactttttggacatataactgtattttcatgtgtttcaaaataaatgttttaaattctgatgattttgtcatgttcgatttttgtcatttaagggtcaaaattgacgctcccccttcatgttttgcatcgcgcCCGGGCGCGTTTATTAGGATAAATACGGTATTTGTCATAATATGATGGTTTTTATTGTTGTAACCAGATCATGCCAGGCCAGACTTTCCCTGGACTCCTGATACTGAATGTAAGTTTGTGAATTATTCACATTTTTGAGAAAAATATAATTTTGTGTTCATCTGGAGGAGTTTGggtgcattttatatatatgtttGATATGTTTGatacccatctgtctctctctctctctctctctctctctatatatatatatatatatatatatatatatatatatatatatatatatggatatatCAGGGGATACTGAAAATGAAGGACCCATCATTTTTGCAATCCGATGTGTGCCCTTCATCACTTTACTGCTGGCCGTGTGCTTCCTTAACAGAGATTACAAAAGGCTCAAACAGCCAAGAACAGGTGATTATATACCATTAAACAATAACATTTAAAAGCCACTCCATTATATGGAAAAAGTGGTATCATTCATGAAGTAATTCAagtaagtatttgaacttttaaACACATTTCTCTGAATGCTTCCTCGGGGTAATTATGGCTGTAACCAGCTATGACGACACCAAGGTCCAGACCTCTGTAGTTTTTGaagattttctttttcttttttttttgcctctcattTCGCTTAGTTCCAGTTGCCAAAATCAATATGGAAACAGCAACATCCTGAAAATGTTGTGACCAAATGTAGCCATTGGCACTGGTGGTAATGAGCAACAAGAATATTTTAAATGTAGATGTCAGACATGTGACGGTTCATGAGAAGAAATATCTGATCAACTGCTGTGAATGTGTTTGTAAGGAACAGGGCCTGCAGAAGAGCAAGCTTTAGTCATAGAGGAGGAGAATGAACAAATGGGACAAGAACAAGAAAGAGAAGAGAGAAGTGAAACATCTGGACAAAGAAGAGAACTGAGAGAGAGGGATGGacaattgggacaaaaaaaagaaGTGAAGATTATGAATGAATTAACAGGGCAAGAAAGAGAAGTGGAAGAGAGGGATGAACCATCAGGACAAGAAAGAGAAGTGAAGATTTTGAATGAATTAATGGGACAAGAAAGAGAAGTGGAGATTATGAATGAATTAACGGGAAAAGAAAGAGAAGTGGAGATTATGAATGAATTAACGGGACAAGAAAGAGAAGTGGAGATTATGAATGAATTAACAGGACAAGAAAGAGAAGTGGAAGAGAGGGATGAACAATTGGGACAAGAAAGAGAAGTGGAAGAGAGGGATGAACCATCAGGACAAGAAAGAGAAGTGAAGATTTTGAATGAATTAACAGGAAAAGAAAGAGAAGTGGAGATTATGAACGAATTAACAGGACAAGAAAGAGAAGTGGAGATTATGAATGAATTAACAGGAAAAGAAAGAGAAGTGGAGATTATGAATGAATTAACAGGGCAAGAAAGAGAAGCGGAAGAGAGGGATGAACAATTGGGACAAGAAGTGGAAGAGAGGGATGAACCATCAGGACAAGAAAGAGAAGTAAAAGAGAGGGATGAACAATTGGGACAAGGACGAGAAGTAGAAGAGTGGGATGAAAAATCAGGACAAGAAAGAAAAGTGGAAGAGAGGCATGAACAATCGGGACAAGAAAGAGAAGTGGAAGAGAGGGATGGACAATTAGGACAAGAAAAAGAAGTGGAAGAGTGGGATGAACAATCGGGACAAGAAAGACAAGTGGAAGAGTGGGATGAACAATTGTGACAAGAAAGAAAATTGCACAAGGGAAATTAAGGATTGTATAAAACACACTGCATAGTTTATAATTTAACAGGTGCAGGGAAAATGCTGGTTTTCTATCTGCTAGAAATCATCATGCTTTAATCAGACATTCCCAAATTAATTAGCAGATTTATTCATAATAATAGTGATAAACAAAATATGGACAGTATATATCAAGCTCCAGCCTTCAAAAATGTTGCTAATGCTAAATACAGCATAAATGCACCATAATCATTATAATACACACATTTCCCACCGTCAGTAGTATATCTATTTTTTATATATTAATAATGTTTATGTAATCAAAACTAAAAATAAATATTTGAATGTTAAAGATTCCCACAGTTCTGATTATAGACACCTAAAGTAAGTCTACAAATACGTGTCATAGACTCTGTAGCAAGATGATAGTGTACATTTTGTATTGCTTAACATAAAAGAAGAGGTCAATCGGGGTCAGAAACATTTATCATCACTGGAAATAGCAGCAAGAAAATTGGATGGTGTATCAGTAAATAGAATTAATTTGGATGAATACATTTCATGAAAAAGATATGATTTTTATTCAGAAAATGATACAAGTTTCAACCCTGTGAATGCATTAATATccaagttcaaagacatgcaggttaggttaatatgggacggcctcgggctgaggtgcccttgagcgaggcccctaactcccaactgctccccgggcgctgttagcatggctgcccactgctctgggtatgtgtgtgttcactgcttcagatgggttaaatgcagagaggaatttcacaagtgtgtgatgaataaagttgtactttctttctttctttcctatatGTCTAAAGTACGGTAATTGCAatccaaataaaaaaaagttgacaGAAATTTGACATTTCTTGTGCAGACAGGAGTTTTCCACCTCCTGCTagcataaaagatttttaaaaaggaGTAGCCTAAGAGCATACAATCAGTAGATTACAGTGTGTCCGTGTAACAATGCATGAAAGTTAAGAAAACATACAAT contains the following coding sequences:
- the LOC132889696 gene encoding trichohyalin-like isoform X2; translation: MITECDGLSNMQHLLVLLGGFFVSCACGSRDSFLVSQSPTTVELREGEPVQITCSWNIAVSNLKVNWFKDNQRVTFNQTDKFIQTHNTKNSSTLIIKNADISDAGFYICEVTKDIPYLLKVNGTGTKVTSMTENDLTTSRQTEVLTISRQTKDHARPDFPWTPDTEWDTENEGPIIFAIRCVPFITLLLAVCFLNRDYKRLKQPRTGPAEEQALVIEEENEQMGQEQEREERSETSGQRRELRERDGQLGQKKEVKIMNELTGQEREVEERDEPSGQEREVKILNELMGQEREVEIMNELTGKEREVEIMNELTGQEREVEIMNELTGQEREVEERDEQLGQEREVEERDEPSGQEREVKILNELTGKEREVEIMNELTGQEREVEIMNELTGKEREVEIMNELTGQEREAEERDEQLGQEVEERDEPSGQEREVKERDEQLGQGREVEEWDEKSGQERKVEERHEQSGQEREVEERDGQLGQEKEVEEWDEQSGQERQVEEWDEQL
- the LOC132889696 gene encoding cilia- and flagella-associated protein 251-like isoform X1 encodes the protein MITECDGLSNMQHLLVLLGGFFVSCACGSRDSFLVSQSPTTVELREGEPVQITCSWNIAVSNLKVNWFKDNQRVTFNQTDKFIQTHNTKNSSTLIIKNADISDAGFYICEVTKDIPYLLKVNGTGTKVTSMTENDLTTSRQTEVLTISRQTKDHARPDFPWTPDTEWDTENEGPIIFAIRCVPFITLLLAVCFLNRDYKRLKQPRTGTGPAEEQALVIEEENEQMGQEQEREERSETSGQRRELRERDGQLGQKKEVKIMNELTGQEREVEERDEPSGQEREVKILNELMGQEREVEIMNELTGKEREVEIMNELTGQEREVEIMNELTGQEREVEERDEQLGQEREVEERDEPSGQEREVKILNELTGKEREVEIMNELTGQEREVEIMNELTGKEREVEIMNELTGQEREAEERDEQLGQEVEERDEPSGQEREVKERDEQLGQGREVEEWDEKSGQERKVEERHEQSGQEREVEERDGQLGQEKEVEEWDEQSGQERQVEEWDEQL